One genomic region from Populus nigra chromosome 8, ddPopNigr1.1, whole genome shotgun sequence encodes:
- the LOC133700723 gene encoding myb family transcription factor PHL11-like, with protein sequence MEKTTFGVGGGSYPYENGVVMMTRDPKPRLRWTADLHDRFVDAVTKLGGPDKATPKSVLRLMGLKGLTLYHLKSHLQKYRLGQQARRQNNTEQSKESRGASYVNFSKRSSGTSTSSPRIDKEQGEISVAEALNCQIEVQKTLQEKLEVQKKLQMRIEAQGKYLQAILEKAQKSLSQNLNDDSNGNLKATRAHLTGFNSAVYSLMENLNAEDRKPSITDLKGINMKENGPAMHIQREGQTQETKDVKHHLQGDSIHFDLNAKGTYDFVSANGSELELKMLSYRR encoded by the exons atggagaaAACAACATTTGGTGTTGGAGGAGGGAGTTATCCATACGAGAACGGGGTGGTGATGATGACAAGAGACCCAAAGCCAAGACTTAGATGGACTGCTGATCTTCATGATCGTTTTGTTGATGCTGTCACCAAACTTGGTGGCCCTGATA AGGCAACTCCAAAGTCAGTGTTGAGGTTAATGGGATTGAAGGGTTTGACATTGTACCATTTAAAGAGTCATTTACAG AAATACAGACTTGGGCAGCAGGCTCGAAGACAGAACAATACAGAACAAAGCAAAGAGAGCAGAG GAGCTTCATATGTAAACTTCAGTAAGCGCTCCTCAGGGACAAGCACCAGTTCACCAAGAATCGATAAAGAACAAGG AGAAATCTCAGTTGCAGAGGCATTAAATTGTCAGATTGAAGTACAGAAAACATTACAAGAAAAGCTTGAG GTACAGAAGAAGCTGCAGATGAGAATAGAAGCTCAAGGGAAGTACTTGCAGGCCATACTGGAGAAAGCTCAGAAAAGCCTCTCGCAAAACTTGAATGATGACAGCAATGGAAATTTAAAAGCCACAAGAGCTCATTTAACAGGCTTCAATTCCGCTGTTTATAGTCTCATGGAGAACTTGAATGCAGAAGATAGGAAACCAAGCATCACTGATTTGAAAGGTATCAATATGAAGGAAAATGGTCCGGCGATGCATATTCAGAGAGAGGGACAGACACAGGAAACCAAAGATGTTAAGCACCACCTTCAAGGGGATTCCATACATTTTGACCTAAACGCCAAAGGTACCTATGATTTTGTCTCTGCAAATGGATCTGAATTGGAACTGAAAATGCTTTCATATAGGAGATAA